atgtttgaacattgaaatattatatctgacatttcgttttgttcatttcaaaAGCAGTTGGCACGAAAGCTTTTGGGGTTTGTGGAGCCCAcgtattaataattaaatgctttaatttaaatctttataaGTTTGATAGgcaaaagatataaatattaccTCAtagtaataaattatatgtatgtggttAGATAATTGAAGGCAATTTAAAATTCCTCCTGGCAAATACAAGTgcacattaaattatatatattaattacgtCCGTATTTTGACTTTCTTTCAACAAGCTGCTATTAACTAACAAGTTCATTCACCAGCTTCAAGCTAACTGGTAACtgttattttgcatatttcatatttcatttttttttaactggcGACAAAGCAAATGACATTTTACCACTAACCACACCATAAACAGCAAGCCAACAATTTGGTCCCAATTACTTATGTGAGTTCGATTAAGCAAATGCAGCACGTAATCAAAAATCACagtgtacatacacacacacacacatatatatatatatattcacataCGGAGAGACATTGTCCCTCGTCAGTTTCACCTGTAAGCAGCGCTTGATTGGCTGTCTGATGGACTAACGGTACAACATTGTCATTGCCAGTCGGGCAagtgaaatttgttgttggaaCAATTACGATGCCAAATTGTTGACTTccagtaaacaacaacaacaacaacaacaacaacttaactTGGCTTAAAGTGTAGCTACTTTTGCTGCCTTTAGAAGAACCAAAAATCGAATCAACATTTCACTTTCATTCTACGCCATTAATTAGACGTGGGCCTAAAGTTATGGCTTACGTGAACATCAACACAACATACAtgtctacatacatacaagtaCAAACGTGTTCATATGAATATGTACACTGCTTGACTTTAGTAGACAACAGCAGGCGACGtgataaaattttagaaaaccgccaatttatacaaattaaggCCATTATTGTCGCTTGACGGACTGTCCGGTGATTACACGCTACTACTACTATACCTCTACCTCAGCCCCTTACCATTTCCCCTTCCCCCTCTCGACAGCTTATCGCTGGCAGAGCTTAGaaagttttatttgaattttcattactcgtactcgtaaaataaaataattaaaattttgttaaaattttttaataatttgacaTTTTCCCCACTACAGATATTCATACTGATTGCACTGCTATTCGGCCTGGCCAACTGTGAGCCGCCTGCGGGGAAGCGTCCATTGATCTTTAACAGCAGTCAATGGCCGCCCAAGAGCGCGAAACAATTGGGACGTCCCGCCAGCCTTGCAGGTGCACCACCAGGTGGCAAGCAGCGCACTCTGGTTGTACAGATCCGCAGTGACCAGCCGGTGCCGTTGGTGCTGAAGGGTCGACCTGGCGCCCACGCCCACAGTCACGCCCATCAGCATTTGGCctcacattcacactcacatGCCCATGCGCATCTTCCATCGCATTCGCTGTCCcactcgctctctcactcgcACCCGCACTCGCATGGCCATATGCATTTGTTGCATGCAGCGCCACCGCAACATTTGCGAGGAGCACGTCCGCTCAAGATCAGCGCTCCAGTGTATTTAAAGCCCTCTGTTGGCCTGCGCAAGCCGCTGAAGATCAAGCTGAACAACTCGAAGCCACATTCAAAGCCCGTCTTTGGATATGAGAAGCCCTTCAAGTACGAGAAACCCACTGCGGTGTCCTACAGTGAACTTCAAAATTTGCCGGTAAGTTCAATCCACGAATGgcctattataaaaataattagcttataattaaaagccaaaatttgcgataaaaaaaattcttaaatatagaaatgatACGtccttaatatatataaaaattcaaaattcaaagtatactattaaaaaatttaaatttcgctCAAAATTCAAAGTTTGAATTGTCTGGGGAATTGAATATTATACAGAGGTGCCACAGAAATGAAACCAGcccaaaatatcaaattaaaaatagtatgGGTTTCAGTTGGTTTTCGGTTGGATGAATTTCTATGGCACCCCTGACAAAGTTTGAGTACACCTTTGTTGCTAGAACTCGAGAAAACTCAGGAAAAAAACTCAATCAGACCTTTAACATGATAGTTCCTCGAGGATTTTTTTAACGCGAATTTTGGCAGTGTGGGGTTTTAAATAGACACTAAGCAAAgatcacaaacacacataaacatgcaCATAACCCAACAGCTGGATACacacaacaattacaacaccGAGCACTTTGCACCCATTTACACGGTACCCGCCCCGAACCTGGCACCACTGCACCACGATCACGACAATCAGTTGGACGATGGCTTAGACACCGCATACCTGCCCCCACAAAACCCATCCACACAGAGCACCCAACAACCCCCGTCACAGACTTATGGAGCACCGTACAACGTGCATGAGGATGAAACGAATGATCAAACAATTCGCGATCCCATTTCGGGCTCCCAGAAACTCTTTGCTCCAGATCCAGATCCGTCATTGCCAACGAACAAAGTGAAGATCGCAACGGAAAGTTTCAATACGCCCAGCAACAATAAGCCGCTCCCTGCGGATGTCCAGAGTAACCATCTGCCCGCCCAACCCCTCGTCCAGATAGTTGGCGCCCAAGCGGCGGCCCAAACTGTGCCCATCTATCCCATCCAGTTTACCCAGCAGGCGACACAGCCTTTCATTGCTACCGCCGTGTCGGCAGCACATATTCCCATTTACAATCCCACGTATCTGGTGACGCAGTCCAATCAGCTGTACTCCCAGCACAAACAGCAGCTGTTCAAGCCCAGCACAGAGCATGTGATTGAGACGGGCTATGTGAATGCCGATCTGACGCAGGAGGTGGCCAGCAATGGACAAATTCTGCAGGCCGCCAAGGATCCGCATCATAACATACATCCGGTATTGGATGCAGCCCCACAATATGCAGCTCTAATTGCCGCTCCCTCATTGGGGGAGTCCGCCGAGCAAGTCTATGAGACAGCGCCATTCCATCTGCCCAATATCGCCTCAGCGGTCACTTCATCAGCACCCGAGGGCGGATTTGTGGTGTCCAACTATTATGGCAACTCCCACGACTCTTCACAGCTGCTGCAGGCCTATGCGGAGGAGGAAGCACGCCGCCAGCAGCTGGAAACTGAACATGCTGCATTTGAGCtgcaaaaacagcagcaacagcaatatcaTTTGGAAGAGcttcagctgcagcaacagcaacaacaacagcagcatcagcaggaGCTTCAGCTCGAAGAGCTTAAGGCGCAAGCACAGGAGCAACAtttccagcagcaacaacaggaacaacatcGGCAATacctgcaactgcagcagcagcaacagcagctagAGCAGCAACAggtacagcagcaacagctgcagcaacaacagctacagcagcagcagcaacagctacaacagcaacagcaacatcaacagctacaacagcaacaacatcatccTCAGGATGCAGCTGCCACCGCATTCGAAGAGCATCAACGTTTGGTGCAACAACAGCTCGGCAGCACTACGCCATTACGCATCTTTGTGCCAGATGAAGAATCGTCCGACTCggtaaactaattttattaaatttgtaattttcaagtttgtttaaacctataatatttacacttaACAGCGTCTTCAGAAACGTTCGGACAATCTAACGAAAGGTACTGTTAAGGATGTGCAGCACATATTGGATAGCGACAATGTCTCAAAGGATTTGTTTCCCGTTTCAACTTCTGTTGAAGTGACAGGCGGACAAAGTGACGTCAGCAGTAAatagttgtttgttgttgttatgacgatacctatatttgttttacaaaCATTATTTCTAAATGTATTCATATAGCAAGCAAGTCGatagtataataaaaatgtatttattaaaaaaaaaataaataaataaagacttattattttcaaaatgcgCGCCAATTAAATGCCAGGGTCACACTGCCAGATATCGATACCATGTGCtggaataatttgaaaaatgatcTAGATCCGATTTCTGGATCTGGCAACGctaaaacaaaaggcaacttTTTACTGCCAGGTGGCAATGACTTTCAACAAACAGTAAGCACGCTACAAAAAAGACGTAAACAGGAATTtcgcataaataataattatagtttcTCGATAAAAGACAAAGTGCAGTCAAAATGATTATACCAATTCGATGCTTTACGTGTGGCAAGGTGATTGGTAACAAATGGGAGTCTTACCTGGGCTTGCTACAGGCCGAATACACGGAAGGGTAAGTCTCACACACACGGGAAAGCGGCATTTTCTAAATATCAagtaaaattgtaattgtgcCACCAATTTCAGTGATGCTCTCGATGCGTTGGGATTGAAGCGCTATTGTTGCCGTCGCATGCTGCTTGGACACGTGGATCTTATCGAGAAGCTGTTGAATTACGCGCCACTTGAGAAGTAATCCAAGTTCTGGGTCAAATATGGGGGAAATACAAACTTTagattttattgtaaaaacaaattaaagcttCATCAAAAACCAGTACTTAGAACTACAATTTATCCATAAACCATGGCTGTCCGTTGTTCTCCCGGCGCTTCGTTAGAATCTCACAACCATTGTTTGTTACCAACAGCGTCTGCTCAAACTGGGCCGAGTAGAGGCCATCGGCGGTAACGGCAGTCCAGTCGTCAGGCCAGGATTCAGCCTTCTGCACACCCTCGGATATCATGGGCTCGATAGTGAAGGTGTGTCCGGCTGCCATGACACCCACAGCAGAATTCTCTGTTAGCGGAATGGAATGCATTAATTGGTGGATTCCCAGATAGATCAATATTTGAATGACTTACTGGCATAGTGCGGCACATTGGGGGCAGTGTGAAAGACGCGATGAATTCCATGGCCACAGTAGCTGCGAACCACGCTGAATCCGTGAGGCGCCACATACTTCTGTATAACATTGCCAATCTCACGATATCGCACTCCTGGACGCACCAGCTCAATCGCCTTGGCCAGGGATTCGTGCGTGATGCGCACCAGTTTCTTGTGCTTCTCGGAGACCTCGCCGACGAACATTGTCTCATTGAGATCGCCGTGGAAGCCACGGTGATAGACGGTCACATCAATGTTGCAAATATCGCCATTCTCTAGAGGCCGCTTGTCCGGAATGCCGTGGCAAATCACCTCGTTGACGCTGGTGCAGCACGACTTGGGGAAATTGTAATAGTTGAGGGGCGATGGGTAACAATCCCGCTCAATGGCAGCCTCGTGCACCAAGCGATCCAGCTCATCCGTTGTGATGCCCACCTCAACGGCCCTGGCGCCCTCATCCAGACACTCGCGCCCCAGGCGTCCGGCTACCCGCATTGCCTCAATCTCATCATCGTCGAGCACCTTGATCGTGGTGCCACGCAATGCTTCCTCGGACAGAGATCGTCCCGCCGGATGATCCGCGTAGTCGGGTCGTTGAATTGCCTCCGGAACAGCGCGCTTGGGGGTCTGTTGGAAGGGACGCAGCTTGCCGGTGAACCGAAAATGAGGCCAGGGATTGTAGACGCCGTTATCGTCGACCACGGGTTTTGCTCCGCCAGCTAAgttcaataaatttgacaatttcatatagttttatgtatatatacaaatgtaagtatgtatgtaagaaGTGGAACATACCGGCCAAGGCGTGGATCACCTTGTGCTCCTTCCAGAATCCCTTGAAGCACGCCTGCGAGCAGAAGAATGATCCCTTGATGCCCAACTTGAGGCAAGTGGGACACTGCAGCGTTGCATCCTTACTGCAATTCGTTGTCTCGCATTTTTGTGTCATTTCACCAGCTCAggaattttcttataaaatgtTCCAAATTTAGCACTTCGAaggcaacaaattaattacgACGGCGTTCGAATATACCGATTTGATTTCATCGATAGCTTGCTTGGTAATCGATAGAAAATTCCAATCAGAACTGGTCGATAGTCGATTTGAAAGAActgtaaaattcaaattcaaaaaagttaaatgaaacatttttcattgaaatattGCTTAAATAGACATCAAAACgaattacatattttgtaaCGCGTTTTAACGTAggtaaaaaatcattatttaaaataaaactattatttctTCATGCAAATTAatgtaacaggtagaaggaagCTACTCGGACTCTAcctgaaataataatactaagtCAGATGAAGCAgaaatagtaattttttaattgattatacACTTAAAGATCAAtcatttcttattattaattttattgtaattacttttatactatataaaatattacagaGGATGTTTTTCACTTCACTTATCTCATTCCGAAAAGACTCTTAAggtaattttcaaataataaaaataagcatgggttatatttaaaataaaaaaattatttacaaaagtatctcaagAGAATATTTCAAGATCTTCCACAGACTTTTGATACACCGCAAACAAGTATCTTTTATCCagccaaatcaaaaaaaaatatgtgttttcaatgaaaataattgattgTTAAGTACTTAAAAGTGTTACACAGCATCAAAATTGATACAGAGTCGAATTCAAAATGAATTGACTGCTAAGCAGAGGCAGCTGTTATCTGTTCTCAGCGCATGCTCTCTTCTTTCTGCGCTCTGCTCTCCGCTGGGGACAGCTGTCCGTGTCTCAGTCAGTCGTCGTTCGCTCTGTTTATGTTTGAATCTCTCAAAACGCGAGAATCTTTCGTCGTGAACGGACGTGCGCTTCACTGTTGCGGCAAACTGAGGCAAACAAAAGAATATTAGCAACAAACTTGTTTGATCAACACACAGAAGtcgaaatacaaaatttaaaagataacGGCCAAAAAGGATTCCTTTGGCACCAaagtgtatgtttgtatgcgtGAATAATAAGTGATATATTACATAAGTACGCGCTATAATCAACGTTCAttcctttaaaaatacaaagaatGGCAAACCTTTTATCCCGGATAGCTACAGGTGTAATTGGCATTTAAGTGAAATGATAAATGAGCGTTTGGTAAATTCGAAATCATAAAACGCAACCAAGAGTCGCTTGTCTTACGTTAATCTGTCAGATAGTCAGACAGTCGGTCGGTCACTGAATTGGTCAGAATTGTCGCGATCTTTGCACTCGCCGTTCGATCGTTATATGCGTTTTCCTTATCAACAATTCTCGCAGTCGgcactgttttgtttttctttattttttgttttgttttgtttttttgttttttcattttttcgcGTTTTTCGAGCAGACAGCGACAAACGCGAGCACAAAAAACGCATAAGTACGAGTAAACGCTccgttgttgttcttattgttgtttctcttgttgctgctgttgtatttgttgacCGAAGCAGATAGAGGCTGACAGAGGGGAGCGACATCAACAGTATATGCTATAAATAACAAACGGCACGCGGCTGCTTCAGTGTGCACTGAACGCTAGTTTCGGTATTTGCCCCCTACAACACCACACCACAGCACAGCACACCACACTACAGCACACCACCAAAGCATAGACCACCTACGCCTAATTCACACCACCATCTCTGCGACACCGGCAATTTACGCTGTGGGTGTTTTACGCTTTCCTTCTATCCGGCCAACTGATTGACTGTGTCGTTGTCCGTTTTCcgcttttcatttcatataaGACAAACAAAAGCGCTGCTCGCTGCTAATGCACGACTATGGGATACCCTGGTGACCAGCTAAAAGATCAGCCACCATCTATTTAAAAGatcttataattttcttaattaaaaaccaGCATAAAGTGCTAGAAAATAATGGAATTCATGGttgcaatttttaagaaatatacatccaaaataaatataatttactttattactttcttttttttgttcatttctgAATATTCAGTATACACCCAAGTTCCATTTAGCAGACATTTACTTATCGCCAAAAGGTATCTAGTACCTAAATAAGATacagttaaattaataaaattaaaatattaatatatttaacattcCGAATTTTGACTATATATCTATATCAGTCTCAATGTAGATCGTTACTGCACCgacaaatgttaattttttatgatccTTCTTCCagttacatacatttgcaCAAAATGATAATGCCCGATTCAATGGGTGCAGGGTACAAAAACATCAAGTGAATCGCGAATCGCGAATCGTCAATTGTCAATGGTTTTCATTCTAAAGGCCGCCTGcgtaattaaaatagaatatgctttccgagtgtgtgtgtttatgtgtgtgtgtgtatatgtacataatacaCACAAGTATGCGAAGACATTACTTTATTGTGTTTTGTGCAGGTTTTTGCAATACGGAACAACGTCAGAATCAAGAGTCAAGGCAACGGCCGCAACGTTGCGCCTCGACGCCAGCTGAGGCTGAGACTGAGGCAGAGGCTGCGGCGGAGGCTGCGGCAGAGGCTgaagcagaggcagcaacGAACTTGGCGCGTTGTTGCCGCtgcggttgctgctgttttgaACTCGATGGCAGACACTGTTTCAAGAGAATCAGGATCGCACATTGTTCTTCTTGCCGACGTTGGTATTGTTTTtcttgctgtttgtttttattgttggttaactgctttttttttggcaaacgaTCGTTGGTTGCTTCGTGGTCAGACAATCGTTTCTGCAATTAAAGGTAAGAACACAAaatgcaacaggcaacagacaACAGGCAACAGACCTGCCGCCAGTCGCATATTAGACTTAATTGGCACCGTCTGGAGCTTTTACCTCTGCCCATAGGCAGCTGTTAGTCAGCTTTGTTAGTGGGCGTGGTTGCTACAGTTTGCCACATATGCCTCACGCATTTGTTGGAATCCTTTGCCTGACGCTTTTGTCAGTTGAATGAATATTTATGCGTcgtggcaaacaaaaaaaaactagtagTAAAGGCTACAGGTGGGTCAACCCGACTGTaatagaccctgtactttatCCGTAAATAACTGTGTTATGTTCCTCTTAATTCTGCCTGACAGCGCTGCGGAAAGTTGTTTCTGACATAAGTACCGACTTTATTATTTGATCgagttgaaattttcagaactCTTCGAGATTACGAAACGCATTATGtgtaccaaaaaaaagtaaaattataaaaaaaaaaactgatctGCTCaggatatttttaaatagacggattttttgataaacttaGTAAaccttttgtatttttcaagtGCAGGGTCTACAAACGCAACGAATATGGAATTCAAAGTGTAGTCTCGCTGATGGCTGCCGTCTTTCGTCTTCCGTCTTCCGTCTGCCTTCTCCAGCGCTTCAACACTTCCGCTTTGCCAGAAAATCAACTTCCGCTGGCAAACACTTGTCAGCCAGGGGGAGCAGAGGGTTAAAGCAGgcgctgatgctgatgctgacgctgacgctggcAGCGCTGCTTTTGTAGGAAACGCATGTTGATATTGTTGCCAGGTTGCTTACGCTTCActgcattcacacacacacacacacactgatacacacacataaatttgAAGCTGCTGCAAAACGCTTTTCACTTTTGCTTCACTGGCTCCGACTGTTTGTGTCCCGTGTCCTTTGGCCCGGCAACCATTTTGTGGCATCTTCGCCTGCTTATTGCCAACGAACGCCATTAAGCGTTTCATGAAACCTCTTGCACACTTCTCTCCCCCCTTGCTCCATGCTCCACCCTCCTTCTTTGCACCGCATTAAAAAATTGCGCGCGTATGCAATTCTCAACAATTCTTTCCGTTCCTGcgacatttcatttcatttcgtttcatttcatatttctgcGAACTacgcttttgcttttgaataGAATACATTTCACTTCTTTTTGCTGCCGTTTCgtatcttttcttttttggacTTTGCACGCActtcttctacttctactTCCACATTATCTGCAGCTTTGGATGCTTACAAAATTTTACTGAATTTTCGGGTTTATTTGCCTTTACTCTGCTTGGGGTGTTTTTATGTTGAATTTCTCACAATTTGCTGTCCCAGCAAttgagcaaaaattataagcaaATTATGTGTTGCAGGTGCCGCA
The genomic region above belongs to Drosophila innubila isolate TH190305 chromosome 3R unlocalized genomic scaffold, UK_Dinn_1.0 2_E_3R, whole genome shotgun sequence and contains:
- the LOC117791021 gene encoding methionine aminopeptidase 1; translated protein: MTQKCETTNCSKDATLQCPTCLKLGIKGSFFCSQACFKGFWKEHKVIHALAAGGAKPVVDDNGVYNPWPHFRFTGKLRPFQQTPKRAVPEAIQRPDYADHPAGRSLSEEALRGTTIKVLDDDEIEAMRVAGRLGRECLDEGARAVEVGITTDELDRLVHEAAIERDCYPSPLNYYNFPKSCCTSVNEVICHGIPDKRPLENGDICNIDVTVYHRGFHGDLNETMFVGEVSEKHKKLVRITHESLAKAIELVRPGVRYREIGNVIQKYVAPHGFSVVRSYCGHGIHRVFHTAPNVPHYAKNSAVGVMAAGHTFTIEPMISEGVQKAESWPDDWTAVTADGLYSAQFEQTLLVTNNGCEILTKRRENNGQPWFMDKL
- the LOC117791022 gene encoding DNA-directed RNA polymerases I, II, and III subunit RPABC5: MIIPIRCFTCGKVIGNKWESYLGLLQAEYTEGDALDALGLKRYCCRRMLLGHVDLIEKLLNYAPLEK
- the LOC117789481 gene encoding putative uncharacterized protein DDB_G0271606; amino-acid sequence: MKRFSPTVHLPMMPQSLFFCFGKRRQQVQNKLMLMFMFMSAWSTLLFKIFILIALLFGLANCEPPAGKRPLIFNSSQWPPKSAKQLGRPASLAGAPPGGKQRTLVVQIRSDQPVPLVLKGRPGAHAHSHAHQHLASHSHSHAHAHLPSHSLSHSLSHSHPHSHGHMHLLHAAPPQHLRGARPLKISAPVYLKPSVGLRKPLKIKLNNSKPHSKPVFGYEKPFKYEKPTAVSYSELQNLPLDTHNNYNTEHFAPIYTVPAPNLAPLHHDHDNQLDDGLDTAYLPPQNPSTQSTQQPPSQTYGAPYNVHEDETNDQTIRDPISGSQKLFAPDPDPSLPTNKVKIATESFNTPSNNKPLPADVQSNHLPAQPLVQIVGAQAAAQTVPIYPIQFTQQATQPFIATAVSAAHIPIYNPTYLVTQSNQLYSQHKQQLFKPSTEHVIETGYVNADLTQEVASNGQILQAAKDPHHNIHPVLDAAPQYAALIAAPSLGESAEQVYETAPFHLPNIASAVTSSAPEGGFVVSNYYGNSHDSSQLLQAYAEEEARRQQLETEHAAFELQKQQQQQYHLEELQLQQQQQQQQHQQELQLEELKAQAQEQHFQQQQQEQHRQYLQLQQQQQQLEQQQVQQQQLQQQQLQQQQQQLQQQQQHQQLQQQQHHPQDAAATAFEEHQRLVQQQLGSTTPLRIFVPDEESSDSRLQKRSDNLTKGTVKDVQHILDSDNVSKDLFPVSTSVEVTGGQSDVSSK